The genome window CGGCTGGCCTGAGGCGAATCTGCGTTCCGGGCCAGTGCGTTGGCATCCAGAGGTGCATCGAACTGTTGTTGAATCCAGGCATGCAGCTCGTCATCCGGTCCCAGGTTCTCAATCTCCCCGGTAAGCAATGCGCGCTCGTTGGCATCGATATGGCCATCCGCCCGGGCAGCCATAATCATGGCCTGCAATATTTCCAGGCCACGCTGCTCCTGCGCCTGTCCCTGTAGCTGCTCCAGCGGTTGACCCTGCTGGGAGCCGGCTGGTTGCCCGCCGCTCTGGGTATTGGTTTGGTAGTTTTGGTAGGCTTTCCAGGCCAGTACGCCCACGCCCGCCAAAGCGCCGTATTTCAGAGCTTTTCCGCCCATCTTGCGGCCGCGTTTTGAGCCCAGCATCAGCCCCAGGGCACCGCCGCCCAGAAGGCTTTTGACGTCAATCCCACTGCCGCCGCCAGAACTCTGTCCACCTGTGAAATGAGAGCTAAGGCTGTCCACCACCCCGTTGACACCCATTCCACCGCCTCCGCGTGACTGACCGCCTTGGGCTTGATTCATCACCTGATTGAGGACCGACATCACATTCATTTTCCACTCCTGCCATTGGGTTCATTTGAAAGTTTCCAGAGCCATTCCGGCCGGGCAGCCTCGTTTGCTTCGTCAAGCCAGAGTTTCTCTATTGTCACGAAATCGAGGGAAAGGTTCCGTTGATCATTCCGTTGTCGTCGAGGCACTGTCCAGATCATGAATACTGCGTTATGGTAAGGGACTGAAAAATACGCCGGATTCAGATTCTTATGGAGCGGTGAATTAGCTACCTGTTGCTTCACCGGGTGGTTTCCCGCGTGTTTTTCCGCCACGACTCCCAAGGAATACCGGTGCTTGCCATCAAACGAAATATCTGGGCATTGTTCTTTCTGATCCTGTCTGGTGGCGTGGCGCTTCTGGGTTTTAATCTCTATTCCCGCTGGCAAACCGTCCTTTCCGATCATGAGAGCTATCAGAAAGCCCGGGCCAAATTGGTGGCGCAATCTGTCGACAGTGTGCTTCGCACCCAGGAGCTCGTGCTGGATGTGGTGGGGCGTGAGTTGTTGCGGCAAGAGGATATCTGGTCCCGAAGCCGGCGGATCCCGTTGCTGGACAGCATTCTGCGAGCCGACCCCTCACTGATCGGATTCGGACTGGCGCGCCCGAACGGAAAGCTCGTCAGAGTCAGTTCTAATCTGGATCTCTCGATACTCCCCAACCTGCGAACCCACCCGGAGACCAGAGAGGGCTTTGCACAGGCTCTGGAATCGGATTCCATGGTTTTGGGCCGAACCTACTTCATGGACGCTTTGGGTTCATGGGTAATTCCCATCCGGAAGGCCCTCCGGTCACCCGAGGGTGATGTGGTAGCGGTGATGACGGCAGGCCTGCAGATTGGATCAGGGCCAACGGTGTTTGACCAGACCCTCCACGATGGACCAGACGATGCTGTCATTCTGTTTCGGGAAGCTGATGGTTATGTGCAATTCATGTCCCAGGAAGGTGTGGGACCTGAGCAGTTTTCCGAGATCAGGATTCCAGAGGACCGGAAACTTTCGAATCGGCGAAGCTTTGAGAAACAGCTCAACATGCCCTTCGAGGACGTCTTTGCCAGTAAGGAAGCAGTCTCTGTAAGGATGCAGCGAGATGGGCATGACGTTCTGATGGCAGGCGTGTTCAACAAGCGTTACCAGCTTTGGGTGTTATCGGAAACCAAAATGGCGCCTGTCCATCGGGAGTTCGCCCGGTCGTTTTTGGGTTACTTCCTTGCGTATGTCGCTGTGAGTAGCGTTCTCTTTCTTCTTTTCCGGGTAATTGACCGGACTGAGCGCAAGCGGCATCAGCAACTGATGTTCCAGTCGCGGCACGATGACCTGACCGGATTGCTTAACCGTGCCGGGCTGATGGACCGTGTTGAATACCTGATCTCAAAAGACCGTCCGTTCGGCCTGGTGGTCGTGAATATTGATAATTTCCGCGGCATTAACGACCGGTTTGGGGAAGAGTACGGTGACAAGACGCTTCAGCAGTTCAGCCAGCGGCTCTGGCAGATGCTTGAAAGCTCTGATGACCTTGCCCGGCTCGGAGGTGACGAGTTCGCCGTTCTCACCCGGAATGTCGACCTGCAGGCTCTTGAGAAGGCGTGCATCTCATTGGTTCATCAAATGGCTGATACCGTTGAGGTGGAGCGGTTGCAGTTGCAGGTTACGGCCAGTGTCGGCGTCGTCATTTACCCCGATCATGGCGACTCCTTCAGCGACCTGATCCGCGGTGCGCACCTTGCAGTGTATGAAGCCAAGAAAAACCGCAATTCCGCGTGTGTTTACCTGAAAGAAATGGAAATGGCGTATTTGCGCCGGCTGACCATTGAACAACGGCTTCGCTACGGCCTCGCGCTAGAGGCGCCCTACATGGTTTA of Marinobacter sediminum contains these proteins:
- a CDS encoding tellurite resistance TerB family protein, producing the protein MGVNGVVDSLSSHFTGGQSSGGGSGIDVKSLLGGGALGLMLGSKRGRKMGGKALKYGALAGVGVLAWKAYQNYQTNTQSGGQPAGSQQGQPLEQLQGQAQEQRGLEILQAMIMAARADGHIDANERALLTGEIENLGPDDELHAWIQQQFDAPLDANALARNADSPQASREIYIVSAVMIDEQNPMERAWLDQLATALNLDAGMARELEQQIQTATS
- a CDS encoding putative bifunctional diguanylate cyclase/phosphodiesterase, coding for MLAIKRNIWALFFLILSGGVALLGFNLYSRWQTVLSDHESYQKARAKLVAQSVDSVLRTQELVLDVVGRELLRQEDIWSRSRRIPLLDSILRADPSLIGFGLARPNGKLVRVSSNLDLSILPNLRTHPETREGFAQALESDSMVLGRTYFMDALGSWVIPIRKALRSPEGDVVAVMTAGLQIGSGPTVFDQTLHDGPDDAVILFREADGYVQFMSQEGVGPEQFSEIRIPEDRKLSNRRSFEKQLNMPFEDVFASKEAVSVRMQRDGHDVLMAGVFNKRYQLWVLSETKMAPVHREFARSFLGYFLAYVAVSSVLFLLFRVIDRTERKRHQQLMFQSRHDDLTGLLNRAGLMDRVEYLISKDRPFGLVVVNIDNFRGINDRFGEEYGDKTLQQFSQRLWQMLESSDDLARLGGDEFAVLTRNVDLQALEKACISLVHQMADTVEVERLQLQVTASVGVVIYPDHGDSFSDLIRGAHLAVYEAKKNRNSACVYLKEMEMAYLRRLTIEQRLRYGLALEAPYMVYQPQVDEKGQTVALESLVRWQDEELGFVSPAEFVAVAEQSGLMVPLGHYVLKRSIREFSELRSDLGDHLDLAVNISVIQFTQPDFVDSVLSVLAKHGVPPRHLVLEITETLFMYNFARVLNTLERLRAEGIRVSMDDFGTGYSSLSLLRQLPIDELKIDKSFVDHILDDEKARNMIESIIAIARNHNMELIAEGVELEDQVNALLHMGCRRFQGYYFSKPQSMAQIRDALSAEVI